One Bosea sp. 685 DNA segment encodes these proteins:
- a CDS encoding MATE family efflux transporter produces the protein MSAVHPPTSAMPPAHSARTLRLLQDPILPMLLRMAWPNILIMLAQSATGLIETWWISRLGTDALAGMALVFPPVMLMQMISAGAMGGGISSAVARALGAGRRIEADAIVLHAILINLALGLFFSVVMLAFGRPIYQALGGTGGELEAALAYSDVVFAGTALLWIMNGLASVIRGTGNMLVPALVICVGVALLVPLSPLLIFGWGPVPALGVAGGGAALVLFYLGGMLVLGWYILSGRNVVRFTWIRLRWAIFADILRIGAVGSITSLFTNLTIALSTAMVAAHAGVDAVAGFGTAARMEYLLIPLVFGLGAPLVALVGTNIGADQPGRAMRVAMIGGGIAFVMTEAVGLAAALWPAAWLGLFTTAPGAIETGGQYLRYVGPTYGFFGLGLALYFASQGAGRLLWPVTAGFVRFAIALGGGWLALRLSGSLQALFAALGLALVVYGVMLLTAVRSGAWFRKPR, from the coding sequence ATGAGCGCGGTTCACCCCCCGACGAGCGCCATGCCGCCGGCCCATAGCGCGCGCACCTTGCGGCTGCTCCAGGATCCGATTCTGCCGATGCTGCTGCGCATGGCCTGGCCCAATATCCTGATCATGCTGGCGCAATCGGCAACGGGCCTGATCGAGACCTGGTGGATCTCACGGCTCGGGACCGACGCGCTTGCCGGCATGGCGCTGGTCTTCCCTCCGGTTATGCTGATGCAGATGATCTCCGCTGGCGCGATGGGGGGCGGTATCTCGTCCGCCGTGGCGCGCGCGCTCGGAGCCGGTCGCCGCATCGAGGCTGACGCCATCGTTCTGCATGCGATCCTGATCAATCTCGCGCTCGGCCTGTTCTTCTCGGTCGTGATGCTGGCCTTCGGCCGGCCGATCTACCAGGCGCTCGGCGGTACGGGTGGCGAACTCGAGGCGGCGCTAGCCTATTCCGACGTGGTCTTTGCCGGTACCGCCCTCCTCTGGATCATGAATGGGCTCGCCAGCGTCATCCGTGGCACCGGCAACATGCTGGTTCCGGCGCTGGTGATCTGCGTCGGCGTCGCGCTGCTGGTGCCTCTCTCGCCACTGCTGATCTTCGGCTGGGGGCCGGTTCCTGCGCTCGGCGTCGCCGGCGGCGGGGCTGCGCTGGTGTTGTTCTATCTCGGCGGCATGCTTGTGCTGGGCTGGTATATCCTGTCGGGCCGCAATGTCGTGCGCTTCACCTGGATTCGTCTGCGCTGGGCGATCTTCGCCGACATCCTGCGCATCGGCGCCGTCGGCTCCATCACCTCGCTCTTCACAAACCTCACCATCGCGCTGTCGACGGCGATGGTCGCGGCCCATGCCGGGGTCGATGCGGTGGCCGGATTCGGCACCGCGGCGCGAATGGAATATCTCCTGATCCCGTTGGTCTTCGGCCTCGGCGCGCCGCTGGTCGCACTCGTCGGCACCAATATAGGCGCCGACCAGCCCGGGCGGGCGATGCGGGTCGCGATGATCGGCGGCGGCATCGCCTTCGTCATGACTGAGGCGGTCGGACTGGCGGCGGCGCTCTGGCCCGCCGCCTGGCTCGGCCTGTTCACGACGGCTCCGGGCGCGATCGAGACGGGCGGCCAGTATCTGCGCTATGTCGGCCCGACCTACGGCTTCTTCGGGTTGGGTCTTGCTCTCTATTTCGCGTCGCAGGGCGCTGGCCGGTTGTTGTGGCCCGTGACGGCGGGCTTCGTCCGCTTCGCCATCGCGCTCGGTGGCGGCTGGCTCGCGCTGCGCCTGAGCGGTTCGCTTCAGGCGTTGTTTGCCGCGCTGGGCCTGGCGCTCGTGGTCTACGGCGTGATGCTGTTGACCGCGGTCCGGTCGGGAGCCTGGTTCCGCAAACCGCGCTGA
- a CDS encoding FkbM family methyltransferase, whose amino-acid sequence MTDIAVDRTTGRLINVGWRERALIGVLDSYGALSRPLMQRGLYKACRLVGSAAWANRTARIVLGQDAEVLFPARDPYWNRMLLRSYDHEPEMARFLRQLAAVEYGFVDCGANIGYWSVFVAAPSCGGGKPVLAVEASATTFAMLAANAEPHAEKIKIFHRAILDRSDIAVSLSDAAHEARGIAAEGQGSSGEIVSSITIDDLLEREGWSGRRLVVKLDVEGVEREALMGMERALAQDALVIYEDHGSDPAHALTRHIIEERGLLVHLLCDDAIVAIKRADELDAYKRDRTKGYNLIALRRKESWPEAFV is encoded by the coding sequence ATGACCGACATTGCCGTTGACCGCACAACCGGCCGCTTGATCAATGTCGGATGGCGCGAACGCGCGCTCATCGGCGTGCTCGACAGCTATGGCGCGCTATCGCGTCCGCTCATGCAGCGCGGCCTCTACAAGGCCTGCCGCCTCGTGGGCTCTGCTGCCTGGGCCAATCGAACGGCGCGCATCGTCTTGGGGCAGGACGCCGAGGTTCTCTTCCCCGCCCGCGATCCCTACTGGAACCGGATGCTGCTGCGGTCCTACGATCATGAACCTGAAATGGCCCGCTTCCTGCGCCAGCTTGCCGCGGTAGAGTACGGTTTCGTCGATTGTGGCGCGAATATCGGCTACTGGTCGGTCTTCGTCGCCGCGCCCTCATGCGGCGGCGGCAAGCCCGTCCTCGCGGTAGAAGCGTCGGCCACGACCTTCGCCATGCTCGCAGCCAATGCCGAGCCTCATGCCGAAAAGATCAAGATCTTCCACCGCGCCATCCTCGATCGCTCGGACATCGCGGTCTCGCTGAGCGATGCCGCTCATGAAGCGCGTGGCATCGCCGCTGAAGGCCAGGGATCGAGCGGCGAAATCGTTTCCTCCATCACCATTGATGATTTGCTCGAACGGGAGGGTTGGTCGGGGCGCAGGTTGGTCGTGAAGCTGGACGTCGAAGGGGTGGAGCGCGAGGCCCTCATGGGCATGGAACGTGCCCTCGCCCAGGATGCATTGGTGATCTACGAGGATCACGGCTCCGATCCAGCGCACGCGCTGACGCGCCATATTATCGAGGAGCGCGGTCTTCTCGTTCATCTCTTGTGCGACGACGCCATCGTCGCCATCAAGCGGGCGGATGAGCTTGATGCCTACAAGCGCGATCGGACGAAGGGCTACAACCTGATCGCGCTCAGGCGGAAGGAAAGTTGGCCGGAAGCTTTCGTTTGA
- a CDS encoding glycosyltransferase family 4 protein, which translates to MRSVIISDFGSVNGGAAKVAIESARGLAEAGVEIVFACAIGPVSDRLDHPRIQVEMFRGEEIWKVGSKLAAARQGIWNAPAHAFLSALLSRQPAGTLVHLHQWTKAFSPAAIAAAGESGLPVAITMHDYFSFCPVGGYFDFKAGAPCTREPMSVSCIASNCDRASYVHKLVRVARQWRSDEAMRSLKAPLFIHVSDFARRFAEPFLPKSARHVVVENMMEAQRRPPADVASNRHALFLGRFTQEKAGDILARAALSAGMPVRFVGEGPLAEEIGRINPDAEIRGWVPAERVFDEIAQARCLVLPSLWYEPGPLVIAEARSLGVPVVLARTTGPASWIVDGEDGILVDGGDVEGLAVALERMKDDAVTAAMGEAAYRRYWADPLTIERHVARTIDAYRCVIADEAPLTASA; encoded by the coding sequence ATGCGCAGCGTGATCATCAGCGATTTTGGCTCGGTCAATGGCGGCGCAGCCAAGGTCGCGATCGAGAGTGCGCGGGGGCTGGCCGAGGCCGGCGTCGAGATCGTCTTCGCCTGCGCCATCGGCCCCGTCTCCGACCGGCTCGATCATCCGCGCATCCAGGTCGAAATGTTCCGGGGCGAAGAGATCTGGAAAGTCGGCAGCAAGCTGGCCGCGGCGCGCCAGGGCATCTGGAATGCGCCGGCCCATGCCTTCCTGAGCGCGCTCTTGTCGCGCCAGCCCGCCGGGACGCTGGTCCATCTGCATCAATGGACCAAAGCCTTCAGCCCGGCCGCGATCGCGGCGGCGGGCGAGAGCGGGCTGCCGGTCGCAATCACCATGCACGACTATTTCTCGTTTTGTCCCGTCGGTGGCTATTTCGACTTCAAGGCGGGGGCCCCCTGTACGCGCGAGCCGATGTCGGTCAGCTGCATCGCCAGCAATTGCGACCGCGCCTCTTACGTCCACAAGCTGGTGCGCGTCGCCCGGCAATGGCGCTCGGACGAGGCTATGCGCAGTCTCAAGGCGCCGCTCTTCATCCATGTCAGCGATTTCGCCCGGCGCTTCGCCGAGCCGTTCCTGCCGAAGAGCGCGCGCCATGTCGTGGTCGAAAACATGATGGAGGCGCAGAGGCGCCCGCCGGCGGACGTTGCGAGCAACCGGCATGCGCTGTTTCTGGGGCGTTTCACGCAGGAGAAGGCTGGCGACATATTGGCGCGTGCAGCGCTAAGCGCCGGCATGCCGGTGCGTTTCGTCGGCGAGGGGCCGCTGGCGGAGGAGATCGGGCGGATCAATCCTGACGCCGAAATTCGCGGCTGGGTTCCAGCGGAGCGCGTGTTCGACGAGATCGCCCAGGCGCGCTGCCTCGTGCTGCCCTCGCTCTGGTACGAGCCGGGGCCTTTGGTGATTGCCGAGGCGCGCTCGCTCGGCGTGCCGGTCGTACTGGCGCGCACCACTGGGCCAGCGAGCTGGATCGTCGATGGCGAGGACGGGATTCTGGTCGATGGCGGCGATGTCGAGGGACTGGCGGTGGCGCTCGAGCGGATGAAAGACGATGCCGTAACCGCCGCCATGGGGGAGGCTGCCTATCGCCGCTACTGGGCCGACCCGCTGACAATCGAGCGCCATGTGGCGCGGACTATCGACGCCTATCGCTGCGTCATCGCGGACGAGGCGCCGCTGACTGCTTCGGCCTGA